The following are from one region of the Melioribacteraceae bacterium 4301-Me genome:
- a CDS encoding acyl-CoA thioesterase yields the protein MAKAKKVSESIVTMTELVLPHHTNQLGNLLGGQLMHWIDICAALSSSKHSQRVCVTASVDRIDFHHPIKLGDVVTLTASVNRAFKTSMEVGVKVTAESLKDGKVVHTNTAYLTFVSVDENGKPVETFEIEPETDDEKRRYEEALLRRKNRLIYRSP from the coding sequence ATGGCAAAAGCAAAAAAAGTCTCTGAATCAATAGTAACAATGACCGAACTTGTTTTGCCCCACCACACTAATCAACTTGGTAATTTGCTTGGCGGTCAATTAATGCATTGGATTGATATTTGTGCTGCTTTATCATCTTCTAAACACTCTCAACGAGTTTGTGTTACAGCCTCTGTAGATAGAATTGACTTTCACCACCCAATAAAATTAGGCGACGTTGTAACGTTAACAGCATCTGTTAACAGAGCATTTAAAACTTCTATGGAGGTTGGCGTAAAAGTTACTGCTGAATCCCTTAAAGATGGTAAAGTGGTGCATACCAATACCGCATATTTGACCTTTGTTAGTGTAGATGAAAATGGCAAACCTGTTGAAACATTTGAAATAGAACCTGAGACTGATGATGAAAAAAGAAGATACGAGGAAGCATTGCTGCGAAGAAAAAACAGATTGATTTATAGAAGTCCTTAG